CGGACCGGGGCGATCAGTTCTTCCTCCGTGCCGGCGCCGATTCGACCGGAGTCCAGACCTTCAAGTACGGCACGGCCGTCAGGGACTTCGGCGGCGCGATCATCTACACCGACCGGGGCGACCTCGACGTTGGCGCGTTCGATGCCACGAGCAAGACCGTGAGGCTGAAAGTTGCTATCAGCAAGCTGAACGCCATCCTGACGGCGGCGGGGCATCCGACGCTGGGGCACGGCTCGATCCTGGCGGGATTGCGCGGCCAGGCGTTCACGAACGCCCAGGGGAACAACGTCAAGCTCGACTCGACGCGCGGGGGAACACAATTCAGGCTCAACCGGCCGCCCGTGGCGGCCGATGACGGCTACAGCCTCAACGAGGGCTCGACGCTGGCGGTCCCCGCGCCCGGTGTCCTCGCCAATGACAGCGACCCCGACGGCGACCCGTTGAGCGCGATCCTCGTCAGCGGCCCCGCGCACGGGTCGCTCGCGCTCACTCCCGACGGCACGTTCGTCTTCGCGCCGAACCCCGGCTTCAGCGGGATCGACGGCTTCACCTACAGGGCCAGCGATGGCAACGACGACTCCGGTGTGGCGAACGTCTCGCTCACCGTCTTCCCGAGGGCCGGATCGATCCCGGACGGGGGCGGCGTTCCAGGCACACCGCTCACGATCTCGGCGGCCGGCGGGAATCTCACGCTCACCTGGGGCTCCTCGTGCAGGACGGGCGACACGGACTACGAGATCTACGAGGGGACGCTGGGCGCCTACTCCAGCCACACGCAGAAGTTCTGCAGCACGAGTGGCGCGACGACCAGGACGTTCCCGCAACCGCCCGGGAGCACGTACTACCTGGTGGTTCCCCGCAACACGGCGCGGGAAGGCTCCTACGGACGGGCAAGCGACGGCACGGAACGTCCGCAAGGAAACAACGCGTGCGTGCCGCAGGCAATCGCTGCGGCCTGTCCATGATGGCGAGCGAATCGGGCTGCTACCTGCCGCGGACTCGAGTCTTGCTGTCTATCATGGGATCCCTCGTCCTGCTCTCGGCGGCGTCCCCTCATGCGGAGTTCGACGCCTGCTCGATCATCACCAGAGCCGAGATCGAGGCCGTGCAGGGTGAGCCGGTGACCGACACGAAAAGCAGCGCTCCAGACCGGCCCGTCTTTACCGTCGCCCAGTGCTTCTACACCGTGGCCACCTTCAGCAAATCAGTGAGCCTGGAGGTGACCCGGAGAGACCCGAAGAACCCGGCCGAAGACAGTCCACGAGATCAATGGAAAAAGCTGTTTCATCCTGCAGTCCGTAAGAACGATGATGAGAAGGGGTCCAGCCCGCCGCTGGTAGTGAAGGGCGTCGGTGCCGAGGCTTTCTGGATGGGCAACGCCATTTCCGGAGGGCTGTACGTTCTCGTCCTGGAGAACGATACCTACTTCCGGATCAGCCTTGGCGGATCCGAAGAGGGGCCGGTCAAGATCGAAAAAGCGAAGACGCTGGCCCGCAGGGCGATTCCGCGCCTCCGAGGCAACCCTCCTGGGTGAATGGTTTCGGCGAGGGCGTGCGCAACCCCGAGGCCCAGAGCCGGATCCAGGCCGCGATGAAGCGCGGCCTCCAGACCCGAGACGCGGAAATGGACCTGGCCCGGATGCTGGGCGACCTGGCCGACCACTGATCGAACACCTGACGTACGGAGGCGCACCTATAATGGCGCCACGTCATTTGCCGAGACTGGAGAATACATGTCTACGTCTAAGCTCAAAAGGGAACTTCTTACCAAGAAGCGTGGCAGCTCCACCCAAGGAATTCCCGCCGGCAAGGAGCATCTTGCGTGGGTAACCAATACAGTGACGCTCATTCATGGCGAACGTGATGCCGTACTCGTTGATACGTTTCTGTCCGCGCAGCACTCGAAGGAGCTTCTGGATTGGGTCGTCGAGACTGGCAAGAATCTTGTCACCATTTACGTCACCCACGCCCATGGTGACCACTACTTCGGTCTGAAGGTCTTGCTCGATAGATTTCCCAATGCCGAAGCAGTCGCCACCGCTCCTGTGGTCGCGGCCATTCAAAACCAGATCAAACCTGACGTTTTAAAAACCGTCTGGGAACCGCGCTTCCCCGGACAACTTCCGTCGCAGTTGATAGCGCCGGAGGTTCTCGATGGAGATACCTTCTATCTTGAGACAGAAGCGCTGAAAGTCGTCGACCTCGGCCATACCGACACTTCGCACTCGACGGCGCTGTATGTGCCTTCCATTGGCTTGGTCGTATCAGGGGATTGTGTTTACAACAACACACACCTTTATCTCGCGGAGTGCGACGA
The Candidatus Dormiibacterota bacterium DNA segment above includes these coding regions:
- a CDS encoding cadherin-like domain-containing protein; this encodes DRGDQFFLRAGADSTGVQTFKYGTAVRDFGGAIIYTDRGDLDVGAFDATSKTVRLKVAISKLNAILTAAGHPTLGHGSILAGLRGQAFTNAQGNNVKLDSTRGGTQFRLNRPPVAADDGYSLNEGSTLAVPAPGVLANDSDPDGDPLSAILVSGPAHGSLALTPDGTFVFAPNPGFSGIDGFTYRASDGNDDSGVANVSLTVFPRAGSIPDGGGVPGTPLTISAAGGNLTLTWGSSCRTGDTDYEIYEGTLGAYSSHTQKFCSTSGATTRTFPQPPGSTYYLVVPRNTAREGSYGRASDGTERPQGNNACVPQAIAAACP
- a CDS encoding MBL fold metallo-hydrolase, with product MSTSKLKRELLTKKRGSSTQGIPAGKEHLAWVTNTVTLIHGERDAVLVDTFLSAQHSKELLDWVVETGKNLVTIYVTHAHGDHYFGLKVLLDRFPNAEAVATAPVVAAIQNQIKPDVLKTVWEPRFPGQLPSQLIAPEVLDGDTFYLETEALKVVDLGHTDTSHSTALYVPSIGLVVSGDCVYNNTHLYLAECDERARNEWLQALDRIDSLHPKAVVAGHGVLDPDSSPRHIEETRRYIHDFNACLPTTSTPLELYERLLSLHPNRVNPGSLWAAAKAAKPS